The following are encoded in a window of Dioscorea cayenensis subsp. rotundata cultivar TDr96_F1 chromosome 16, TDr96_F1_v2_PseudoChromosome.rev07_lg8_w22 25.fasta, whole genome shotgun sequence genomic DNA:
- the LOC120279313 gene encoding F-box protein GID2, whose amino-acid sequence MTIRNDKIVGSSINEKEKERKRSKGIRSETMKRISSIEEMPEASSKKPKLEEDPDPAPEPEPVMPRVPELGDDLVFEVLKRADARTLAAAACVSRRWRAMTKDERIWEAVCTRQWANFGCGNQQLRSVVLALGGFRQLHSLTQQQPAVASSSSSSSSVARRAWIGPARFGKDEVHLLLSLLSIGYFEKMNGFKRGGGA is encoded by the exons ATGACTATAAG AAACGACAAAATCGTCGGTTCTTCGATaaatgagaaagagaaagagagaaagagaagcaaaGGCATCCGATCGGAGACGATGAAGAGGATCTCATCGATCGAGGAGATGCCAGAGGCCTCATCGAAGAAGCCGAAGCTGGAGGAGGATCCAGATCCGGCGCCGGAGCCGGAGCCGGTGATGCCGCGTGTGCCGGAATTGGGGGATGATCTGGTGTTTGAGGTGTTAAAAAGGGCGGACGCGAGGACGCTGGCCGCGGCGGCGTGTGTGAGCCGGCGATGGAGGGCGATGACGAAGGATGAGCGGATCTGGGAGGCGGTGTGCACGAGGCAGTGGGCGAACTTCGGGTGTGGAAATCAGCAGCTGAGATCGGTGGTGCTGGCGCTGGGTGGGTTCCGGCAGCTTCACTCATTGACGCAGCAGCAACCGGCGGTGGCGTCGTCTTCGTCGTCTTCGTCGTCGGTGGCTAGGAGGGCGTGGATTGGGCCGGCGAGGTTTGGTAAGGATGAGGTGCATCttcttttatctcttctttCGATTGGGTATTTTGAGAAGATGAATGGATTTAAGCGTGGAGGTGGGGCTTGA